The genome window ATATCACGACATTGTTTAGCAGCTTCTACAGGGTCATCAGCATTTGCAATGCCGCCACCAACAATAATTAAATCAGGATTTTCTGCAACAATATCTTTAATTGTATCTGGTTTAATACCACCTGCAACTGCTACTTTAGAATTACTAATTACAGATTTAACTTTACGTAAACTTTCTAAAGGAGATTGACCTTCAGCTTGTAAGTCATAACCAGTATGAACAGCGATATAATCTGCGCCTAAATCATCTAAAACTTTCGCACGTTTTTCTAAATCTTGTACTGCAATCATATCTACTAATAATTGTTTGCCATGTTTATGTGCTTCATCAACTGCTGCTTTAATTGATGCATCTTCTGCAACGCCTAAAATTGTTACTATGTCTGCACCAAATTTAACTGCTTGGCTTACTTCATAGTCGGCAGCATCCATAATTTTTAAATCTGCTAATA of Staphylococcus succinus contains these proteins:
- the hxlA gene encoding 3-hexulose-6-phosphate synthase; this encodes MELQLAIDLLNKEDAAELANKVKDYVDIVEIGTPIVINEGLPAVQHLNDNIDSVKVLADLKIMDAADYEVSQAVKFGADIVTILGVAEDASIKAAVDEAHKHGKQLLVDMIAVQDLEKRAKVLDDLGADYIAVHTGYDLQAEGQSPLESLRKVKSVISNSKVAVAGGIKPDTIKDIVAENPDLIIVGGGIANADDPVEAAKQCRDIVDAHTNA